The Pelobacter seleniigenes DSM 18267 genomic sequence TGGGTAGCGCTGCGGGTCAGGGTGTCCCCCCGTTCGATACCGGTGCGGATCGCTTCGATCTTCTCCCCGACATAGCTGTTGTTGACGGCCCGGGCGGTAAACCCGAGGGCCTGGGAGAGCGGGATACCGGCGGTATAGCTCATATTGAACCCGCGCGAGAATCGCACCAGAGTCGAGCGAAGGATAATATCCCCGACCAGGGGGATCTTCAACTTGTAACGATCCCAGGTATAACGCCCCTTTTCGGTTTTGACCCACTGCCGGACCAAAATAACAACGGCCATGGCGACAAGCGCCAGTACATACCAGTAATTGAGCATGAAGGCAGACAGCCCGAGCAGAATCCTGGTCGGCAGCGGCAACTCTGCACCGGCACTGGCAAAAACCTTTTGAAAGGCCGGGATCACAAACAGGCTGATAAAGAGCACCGCGCAGACAATGGCCACAATCACAAAGGTCGGGTAACGCAACGCGGCTTTGACCCGATTGATGGTCTCTTTTTCCCGCTCGAAATAAGCGGCCAGCTGCTTAAAGACATCATCCAGCTTACCGGTGGCTTCACCGACCTGGACCATCCGGCACAGCAGCGGAGGAAACACCCGGGTGTTGCGGCTGAACGCCCCGGACAGCTCCATCCCCCCTTCCAAATCTTCGGCGACCTGACCAAGGGCTTCGCCAAGGGTCGGGTTGCGGGCCGTTTCGACCAGCCCGCGGATAGCGCGAATCAGCGGCACCCCCGAGGAACTGAGGGTATACATCTGGCGGCAGAACAGGATCAGGTCATCCAGGCCGACCTTCCCTTTGCGCCGCGCCCGCAGATAACCCGCCAGGGAGAACGCCTGTTTCTGCTTGGTCTCGACAATACTGATGGGAATCGCCTGGCTGCTTTGCAACTGCCCGGCCAGGGCTTCGGCGGAAAAGGCCTCGGTGACCCCTTCGACCAGGTTCCCGTCAGCATCTCTGACTTTATAGCGATAATGCGGCATCGCGGCTCCTGCTAACCCACATGGTCCGGCTCAAGGGCCGGATCGGTCGCCACGTCATCGTCCAGATCCATGAGAGTCAGACTTTCATCGAGCTGGCCGGCGATGCGCAGCACCTCGTCTACACTGGTTACCCCCTGCACCGCCAGTTGCAAAGCGCTGTCGGCCAGGCTGACGAAGTTTGGCAACTGTTGGGCCGTCCTGGCGAAATCGGCGCTGTCGTTGCGGCGCAGGGCATCGGCCAGTTCGAAATTGATTTCGAGCAGTTCGAAAATCCCGATCCGGCCGCTGTAACCGGTATTATTGCAGGACGGACACCCTCGCCCTTTGCGAAACACCGTCCCTGCGGGGATCGTAACGCGGCCCTGGTAGGAATCGAGCCAGCTGTGCGAGCCCGGA encodes the following:
- a CDS encoding type II secretion system F family protein, which codes for MPHYRYKVRDADGNLVEGVTEAFSAEALAGQLQSSQAIPISIVETKQKQAFSLAGYLRARRKGKVGLDDLILFCRQMYTLSSSGVPLIRAIRGLVETARNPTLGEALGQVAEDLEGGMELSGAFSRNTRVFPPLLCRMVQVGEATGKLDDVFKQLAAYFEREKETINRVKAALRYPTFVIVAIVCAVLFISLFVIPAFQKVFASAGAELPLPTRILLGLSAFMLNYWYVLALVAMAVVILVRQWVKTEKGRYTWDRYKLKIPLVGDIILRSTLVRFSRGFNMSYTAGIPLSQALGFTARAVNNSYVGEKIEAIRTGIERGDTLTRSATQTGMFTPLVLQMLAVGEESGSVDTMLEDVADFYEREVDYDLKNLSSAIEPILIVIIGGMVLVLALGVFLPMWNLASIAR